Within the Flavobacterium sp. 9R genome, the region ATATCAGAATGCTATGTATTTTGAATTAAAAGAAAAAGGCTTTAAAGTCGAAGCTCAAAAACAAATTAAAGTATATTTCAAAAAGCAACTTGTTGGAGAGTATTTTTCAGATTTGTTAGTTGAAGATAAAGTGATAGTAGAATTAAAGGCAATTGAAATGTTGATGGATGTACATATGGCACAAATAATGAACTATTTAAAAGCAACTGAAATAGAAGTTGGATTGTTGCTGAACTTCGGCGAAGAGCCAGAATTTAAACGTGTTATATATACAAACGATAGAAAAGTTAATTTAAAAAATCAGCGATAATCCGTTCCATCCGTTTTATCCGTGGCAATTTAGAATATGAAATCGCCAATAACTAGAAGTTTGCGCAAGCAAACACCCATATATAAAAAGGCGATAACATATGTGACCGCTTAAAAATAAAATTTACACATATGAAATTATTTATTACAGGAATAGGTACTGATGTTGGTAAAACCGTTGCAGCCGCTATCATTACTCAAGCTTTAGAAGCCGATTATTGGAAGCCCATTCAGGCAGGCGATTTAGATCATTCTGATAGTCATAAAGTAAAGGCCTACGTGTCCAATCAAAAGACTGTTTTTCATCCCAACAGTTATGCTTTGCATACACCCGCAAGCCCGCATTATGCAGCCGAAATAGATGGAATCACCATTGATGTTACTCAGATTAAAGAGCCACTAACTGAAAATCATTTGGTGATAGAAGGCGCTGGTGGAATTTTAGTTCCTCTAAACACAACTAATACGATTGCCGATTTGATTCAGCCCGATTACAAAGTGATTGTGGTTTCCCGTCATTATTTGGGGAGTATCAATCATACGTTGTTGACTATCGAGGCGTTGCAAAACCGAAACATTGTGGTGGCTGGAATCGTTTTTTCTGGAGATGAAAATCAAGCAACCGAATCGATAATTTTAAGCAAAACAGGATTGAAATGTATTGGACGAATTAACCAAGAACCCTATTTTGATACGAATGTAATTGCAGAATATGCCGATTTGTTTCGAGAGCAATTATTGAGTTTATAATTATGAATACAACAAATATTCCTTCTTCTGAAACAATGAAGCTTACAGAAAGAGACCAAAAACATCTTTGGCATCCGTACACTCAACATAAAACAGCGGCTTTACCAGTCGGAATTGTCCGTGGCGAAGCGGCCTTATTGTGGGACGAAAGTGGTAAAGAATATATTGATGCCATTGCTTCTTGGTGGGTCAATCCGTATGGTCACTCGAATCGGTTTATTGCGGATGCGATTTATAAACAACTTACTACCTTAGAGCACGTACTTTTTGGAGGTTTTACGCACGAACCCGCTGTAGTTTTATCCGAGAAATTAGTCGAAATTTTACCTAGCAATCAGCAAAAACTTTTTTTTTCAGACAATGGTTCTACCGCTGTCGAAATTGCGATAAAAGTTGCTTTGCAGTATAACTTTAACCAAGGGATTTCAAAAACAACAATTATTGCTTTTGAAGATGCTTTTCATGGCGACACCTTTGCGGCTATGGCGGCGAGTGGAATTTCTTTCTTTACCGAAGCTTTTCAAGGAATGATGATTGATGTCGTTCGGATTCCTGTTCCAGTGCAAGGAAAGGAAGCGGAAAGTATGGCAGCTCTTCAAAAAGCAATCACCGATAAAAATTGTGCGGCTTTTATTTTCGAACCTTTAATACAAGGTGCCGCTGGAATGGTGATGTATGCACCCGAAGCTTTGGATAACTTGATTCAAATTTGCAAACAAAACCAAGTATTGACCATTGCCGATGAAGTGATGACTGGTTTTGGGAAAACCGGAAAAAACTTTGCCTGCGATTATTTGAAAACCTTACCCGATATGATGTGTTTGTCTAAAGCCTTGACTGGTGGAACTATTCCTATGGCGATTACGACTTTCACTACTGCCATTTTTGATGCATTCTATGATGATGATATCAATAAAGCCTTGTTTCATGGGCATACGTTTACGGCGAATCCAACGGGTTGCGCTGCTGCTCTAGCCAGCATCGAATTGTTACAAACCGAAACGATGCAGTCCAACATTCAGCGCATTCATCAACGCCATTTAGACTTTCAAAAGTATATAGCAACCCATCCAAAAGTGACCACTACACGAGTTTTTGGGGTAATTTTCGCTTTGGAAATCAAAACCGATGGCGCTGCCAGTTATTACGGCTCTTTGCGTAATACTCTTTATAATTTTTTTATTGAAAATGGGGTAATTCTTCGTCCAGTTGGGAATATAGTTTACATTTTGCCACCTTATGTCATTACCGATGCGCAGTTGCAGAAAGTGTATGAAGTGGTCGAAAGTGCTTTGGAAATCGTGTAGTTTTTAAACACGAATTCCACGAATTGATACAAATTGAAAAAAAATATAGACATTTTAACCGCAAGGCACGCAAAGGAAAATCGCAAGGTTCGCAAAGTGTTGTGCTTTTGGAAAAACTGTGTTTGTTTTTTCAATAATAGATAAAAAAATCCGTGTTAATCCGTTTTTATCTGCGTTATCCGCTTACCAATCAGGTTGTTAGTTTTAACCGCAAGGCACGCAAAGGAAAATCGCTATGTTCGCAAAGTGTTGTGCTTTTGGAAAATCTGTGTTTGTTTTTCAATAATAGATAAAAAAATCCGTGTTAATCCGTTTTTATCTGTGTCATCCGTGTTCCATTTTTTTAAGAGCCACAGAAACCAATGGATAAAATACACACCGATTGTCTTTCAATTTCAATCTGTGCAAATTTGTGCCATCTGTGTTTTATATTAAAAATCCGCGTCATCCGTGTTCCATTTATACGTATAGCTAAAATCAATTTGTATAGATTTTTAAATATTTTGTGGACTTTGTGTAATTCTTTGCGACCTTTGCGGTTAAATTACAATCGTCTATTTTGTCACAAATTATCTCTATAACCGCCTTGTCCTCCATTTCCCCTTTGGGCAATGACCCGAAGACCATTTGGGAAAATTATCAACATCCTAACACTTGTTTTTCTGAGCAGTTTTTAGACCATCAAAATACTTGCGTGGCTGCTTTGAATTCCGCTTCACAACAAGAAGTTTTGGCTTTACAACAAACGGATATAAAGTACAAATCATTGGATAAATCGGTGTTGTATGCTATGGTAGCTGCAAGAAAAGCGATGGCCCAGGCAGGTTGGGAAAAAGGAGGGAGTTTTGGTATCAACATTGGCTCTTCAAGAGGTGCCACCGATTTGTTCGAAAAACATTTTCAGGAATATTTAACGACGGGCAAAGCTCAAACTTTAGCTTCACCAACGACTACTTTGGGGAATATTTCATCTTGGGTAGCGCATGATTTGCAAACTACCGGTCCCGAAATTTCACATTCCATTACTTGTTCTACTGCTTTGCATGCTTTGCTCAACGGAGTCGCTTGGTTGCGAGCAGGAATGGCAAATCAATTTTTGGTAGGTGGTAGCGAAGCACCATTGACTGATTTTACGATAGGTCAAATGCGTGCTTTGAAGATTTATACTCAAAGTAAAGAAGAGTACCCCAACCGTGCTTTGGATTTGGATAAAAAGCAAAATACAATGGTTTTGGGTGAAGGTGCGGCAGTATGTTGTTTAGAATTAGGAAAGAAAGAAAATGCCTTGGCTTTTATTGAAGGCATTGGCTACGCCACAGAAATTTTGGAGCATAACATTTCAATTTCGGCAGAAGCCATTTGTTTTCAAAAATCGATGACAATGGCTTTGCAAAACACACCTTTATCCGAAGTAGATGCTATTGTAATGCACGCGCCAGGCACAATCAAAGGGGATTTGACAGAATATCGTGCCATTGAAAAACTTTTCGGAAAGCAGTTGCCACTACTTACTACCAATAAATGGAAAATAGGCCACACGTTTGGTGCTTCAGGAATCTTGAGTGTTGAAATGGCCATTTTGATGCTGCAACACAATCAGTTTATTTCCACTCCTTTTTTTAATCAAAATTCCGATTCAAGAACAATCCGTAAGGTGCTCGTTAACGCCGTTGGTTTTGGAGGCAATGCTGTTTCGGTGTTGTTGAGTTTGTAAAATTTGTTGAACTGTTTAATCGGTTAATGATTAATCGTTTAAAACTTTGCGTCCCTTGCGTAAATCTTCGCGCTCCTTGCGGTTAAATTTTTTGCCACGGATTTCAATGATTGAACGGATTTTAAAAAGAGTTTAATCGGTTAATGGTTAATTGTTTGAAGTTTTGCGCCCTTTGCGTAAATCTTTGCGAGCCTTGCTGTTAAATTTTTGCCACGGATTTCACTGATGGAACGGATTTTAAAAAGGGTTTAATCGGTTAAAACTTTGCGTCCCTTGCGTAAATCTTTGCGTTCCTTGCGGTTAAATCTTTTCACCACAAAGAAACACGAAGAAGTCACGAAGCCGCACAAAGTAAAAGTGTTCCAATTGTTGTAACGCTCAACCAAAACTTATATGCCCTTATTTGTCTTATATGGTTCAAAATACACAGCCTATTCAGAAAAACTTGGGTGACTTATATGTTTTTTCTTGTGAACTTAACGGTTAAATTTTGCACGCAGATTCCACAGATTTTAAAGAGTTAATTATTTAAATCTTTGCGTCCCTTGCGTAAATCTTCGCGCTCCTTGCGGTTAATTTTGCTACGGATTTCACTGATGAAACGGATTTTAAAAAGGGTTTAATCGGTTAATAGTTAATTGTTTAAAGCTTTGCGTCCCTTGCGTAAATCTTTGCGAGCCTTGCGGTTAAATTTTTAGCCAAAGATTTAAATTTTTAGTCACTATAAAAAATCCGCGTCATCCGCGTTCCTATGCTCCAATTCCTTTACTTTTTCATAAACTAAGTTACTCTCAAAACCACGACGAAGCATGTAATCACAAAACTTCTTCCTTTTTTTAAGCGCATTTTTTTCTGTAATGGATTGCCAATTCCTTTCTGCTAAAGCATTAAAAGTTTCCAAGTATTCCTCGACTGAGATTTCTTTTAAGGCAAGTGTAATCAAGGTGTTGTTGATGTAGCGCATTTTGAGTTCGTTAGTAATACGAATTTTTCCCCAGTGTTTGATGCGGTGTTTGCCACGGGCAAAACTACAAGCAAAACGAGCCTCATTCAAGAAGTTCTGTTCGATAAGATGCACAATAAGTTGGTCTATTTCTTGGGGTTCTAGGTGCATGCTTCTCAATTTGGTTACCACTTCTTCGTGACAGCGCTCTTGATAGGCGCAATACTGTTCTATTTTGTGTTGAGCTTGAAGAAGGGTGAGTGCTGCTGCCATCTTGTAATTGTTGGGTTTGTAGGTCTTTTGCTTACAAAAATAGCGATTTATACCCACATAACTCCCTTTGATAATTTTAGTTAGGATTGCCTAATTACAAAAATGAATTTTTAAGCGCTATAAATGAAGCTTTTACTTGTGTTTTAGCCAATATTGGTTACTTTTGCGTTTAACTTACTTGGGTAAGCGCAATCTTTGTATTTGGTTTAACGTTTTTTCAAGTTTTGTTTTTAAAATTTCTAAACATTTTTTTATGAAAAGAATTTTACTTTTTGCAGATGTATTGATGATTCCTACTAATCAAAGAAAAAGATCAAGGGGTTTAAGAATAGGGTTGAACAGTGTTTTTATTGGTAAAGCTTTTTCTTATATGCTTCTGTTTTTTCTAATTTTATTTTCTACAAAAAACTATGGGCAGTGCGCTTATCCAACAGGCGCTACACAATTTGGCAGTACTATAACTTATTGTATTGATAATTCTGGAACTATTTCAAACAATGTTCCAGCTGGAAGGTTTGTACTTTTAAATGTAATTCAGGGATTTACTTATCGGTTTCGCATAAATAATGTTTTTGGAGGGACTGATCCCAATGAAATTGTTTCAATTTATAACGCTGCAAATAATAATGGGTTAGCTACTTCAGCTGGTAGTGGAGGTGTTGATTTTAACTGGACAGCTACCTTATCAGGACAAGTAAAAGTCTTAATTTCTAGAGGAGGAACTGCTCCTAGCGGTTGTGTTAATGATGGTTCTGGACCTGCTAGGTTGCAAATTAATTTAACCTCTATTGGAAATAATATAGACAGTCAAACTGCATTTGGTACTAATACATGGCGAGGACACATTTATAATGCTGGCGGAAGTACACCAGCGCCTTTTACTAATGCTAATTATGCTGGATATTATGATATAGCGTCGGAGACTATAGCTGAAGGTTTCGGTGGTGATACTGCTTGTTTTTCTGTTCTCTCACAGGGTAGTCAGAGAGCTACTATGTACACCGAGGGTTATGCGGTTAGATATCGAATGAAAACGACAAGATCTGGTTGTTATTTTGTAAATTTTAGAGGTGATGATGGAATTCGACTAACGCTTAATGGCACTTCTGTATTTGATAGATGGGTAGAGCAAGGACCAACAAACTATAGTAGTGTTTTGGTTCGTTTAGATGGTGATGACGATTTTGTGTTGGATTATTATGAAAATGGAGGTCAAAATGAAGTAGGGTTCTCATTGACCCCATTTGATGCAAATGCAAATACCATAACGGCACCAACAACAGTAAATTTATGCTCTAATGGTAATCCTTCCGTTATTGAAGGTTCATTGCAGTACAGTTCAGCGGATGCTACTTTCCAGAATCCTCAACTTAATTTTCAATGGCAACTATCAACAGATGGTGGTGCATATGCAAATATTTCTGGAGCAACAGGAAGAACTTACGATCCACCCGCTATTGCAAATGCAACTTCTGCAAACATTGTAAGGAGATTTAAAAGGTTAGTCACTTTAAATACTGCAAATGTTCCAGATATCAATGGAGTAAGAACTAATTGTTTGTATAATGAAAGTAATGTTGTAACTATTACTACTTCGCCTGCAACGCCAGCAACACCTGGAACAATATCTGGAACTACTGGTCAATGTCCTGCTGTTACTGGTCAAGTTTATTCAATTGCTGCTGTGACCAATGCACTTTCTTACACTTGGGCAGTTCCTACAGGTTGGTCGATTACCTCAGGTCAGGGCACCAATAGTATTACTTTAACTACAGGCTCTGCTGGTCAGAATGGTAATGTAAGTGTCACGGCAACAAATGGATGCGGGACTAGTACTGCGAGAACTTTGGCGGTAACGGTAAATGCAGCACCAACGATTGCAGCAATTTCAACACCAGCAGCATTGTGTTCAGGAGGTTCGTTGAATCCAACTGCTCCGACAGTTACCGCTAACGGTTCAACAGTTACCGCCTCTGGCTGGCAATTAGAGACAGCTGTTGCAAGTGGCACCTATTCAAATTTGACAGTTCCTTATACGGTTGCATTTGCAGACAATGGAAAAAGAATCCGATATTATGCTACCAATACTTGTGGGACTACCAACAGTAATGTTGTAACACTAACAGTAAATGCAGCACCAACGATTGCAGCAATTTCAGCTCCAGCCGTATTGTGTTCAGGAGGTTCGTTGAATCCAACTGCTCCGACAGTTACCGCTAACGGTTCAACAGTTACCGCCTCTGGCTGGCAATTGGAGACAGCTGTTGCAAGTGGCACCTATTCAAATTTGACAGTTCCTTATACGGTTGCATTTGCAGACAATGGAAAAAGAATCCGATATTATGCTACCAATACTTGTGGGACTACCAACAGTAATGTTGAAAGTCCTAATCGGGGCATAAGTAGCTAACTTTGATCGAAGAGAAGGTTCACTTTGTCAGTTTGGTTGTTGATTAAAAGTAATTTAAATTTATTTAGCAAATCTAAAGGATTGTAGTGGAAATCCTTATGGCCCGGGGTTCGGGGCATAAGATTGCATCGGAAAGCGGGACCGTTGTTTCCTGAGAAAGCCTATTTTTTCTGCTCTTAATTATTTTAAAATTCAAACGGCAATTCTGTGGCCAAGGAATCAACCGGGATTTGTGTACTGTCTGGCACTCGCAGTTTGATGAATGATTTGGCTTGACCGGTAATGAAGAAAGGTTTCGATTTGTAGATGGAATCCTCTGGCGCAAGTAGGCCTCGTCTGTTCATTAGATTGGTCAGGTACAATTGCTGTTTTGTGGCATAGTCTTTCAAGTTACCTTCGTCATTGAATTGGTACATAAATTTGCGAGGACTCGGGATGATTCTAGCCAAGTACAAACATTCGTTCAAGTCTAATTCGGCAGGTGTTTTTTGGAAATAAAAACGACTTGCCTCGCCAATTCCGTATACATCTGGCCCCCATTCGATGATATTGAAATACACTTCGAGCATTCGCTCTTTGCTTACCACTCGGTTGTTTTCGAGGATGTAAACCAATAAAATTTCTTCTAATTTTCTAGACAAGGTTTTTTCGCGGGTCAAGAATACATTTTTGACCAATTGCATACTGATGGTACTCGCACCACGAGCAAATTTTTTGGTTCGAATGTTTTTGATAATCGATTGTTTGAAGGCTTCGTTGATGAAACCTCTGTGGTGAAAAAAGGAAGGGTCCTCGGTAGTGAGCACACATTTTTGTAAATAGGGCGAAATTTGGTCCAAAGGGGTGTAATCCGGATTTTCTGTTCCTACTTGAATTGGGCGCTGCAATACGTTTTTGATGATAGCTCGGTACACAAATTCGCCATTGAGTTTCGTTAAATTGGCTTTGCCGTATTTGGTAATTCGGAGGTTTTCTTTATTTAATTTGCTATCAAAAACCAGTTGATACGGTTTATTTTTATTGAATTTAAAATCCAAGTTGTATTCAAAATTGCCTTGAGCTTCCATCCCTTGGAAGTTCGTAAATAAACCATCAGGAAGCGAAACAATGAAATCTTGTGCCTTCATTTTTGGGATGCTTACTTGCAATTTATAGATGGTATCCGATTCGGTTTCGTAAGCCATATACGGATTCAATTTTATTTTGTTGAGTTGCAGTGTTGAGCTTTTATCAATAGAAATAAAGTCAGAACCCAGAAGAAAACGGTAGTCAAAACGCGCTTTTTTGATTACTACATCTTTGTTGGCAATTTTGGGGTGATTTACGTGCAAATTGGTTATGGTAGCAAAACCATCTAAATGGAATTCGCCCATCGTTTTTTCGATGTTGTCAACATTCAAATGAATCGAATCAAAACTCGATTTGAGATTGTAGCGCTCGTCTACATAAGGCAAACGAATGGCGCCAGTATCTTTATTGAAAATGCGAATATCGGCTTTTCTGTTTCTTGGGTCGGCCAAGCCTTTCATACTCAGATGTTGCTTGAAAGTACCCGTTTCTACCGTGATTAAGGAGTTGAGCTCTTGATTGTCTAAAGTTAGTTTTTCGATATCGATAATTGCTTTTTTGCCATTATCGTCAATCTTGAAAGCTAATTTTTCGATGCTCATATCTGTTGGAACCAAGTTGAGCAGTCTCGAAATCATTCGGTAAGCTGTTGCGGCATAATCGGTTTTGCTATCGGAGTTTTCTAGATTGAGTTCTTCATCTTTCTTTAAAAAAGCATCAAAATTTTTGACCTTTCCTTTTTTCACCAATTGAATGTATCCTTCTTTTAGTTCCAAAGATTGCAATTGAATGTTACCAATAAAAAGATTCCAAAAGCTTATACTGGTTTTCAGTTTTTTGATATTCAAAAGGGTATCAGCGTTTTTTGGAGCTAGCACTACATCGTACAAATCGATACCGTTTAATCCATCAAAAGAGGCTTTTTTTACGGTAAAGTTACTGTTGTATTGTTGCGTCATTTTGGTCGAAACTTTATCTAACGCTTGGTTTAAAAGCGAGTCTCTAAAGAAAATAAAACCGCCCACCACGAGTAGTAGTACAGCTAAAAGTATTTTGGCTGCCAAAAGCAGTTTTTGTTTGTTTGTTCTCATATCACGGTTTTCACTTCGGGTGCAAAAGTATCTTATTTTATGTTAAGATAAATTTAAAAATGCTGTGCGGGCTTACACAATAATCCAATTGAATATCATTCTCAAAAACATCATTTATTTGTTCTTCGGGTTCAAAGAATGATAGGCCAATTTTTAAAGTTTCGGGAGAACATTCGGAGAGAAATTGGTCATAGAACCCTTTGCCATAGCCTACTCGGTTACCCAACTTGTCATAGGCTAATAAAGGTATAAACACCACTTCTATTTGTTTGGAAGGAATGGCAATACCAGAGACTGGTTCTGGAATTTGATACTCGTTTTTAACGATTTTGGTGTTTTCTGTCAATAAAAAATGCGTCATTTTTCGGGTCTCAAAATCGCTTTTTGACAGAATGATTTCTTTGTCTTTTCCAGCTAAAATGTGTAAAAGATATTCGGTATTGATTTCCTTTTGGGGTTCAATAGGTAAAAAAATATGAAAATAGGTTTTGTCCCAAATAGGAAGCGATAAAGCTTGGTTGGCGATTTCCAAGCTCATCGATTCTATGTCATTTTCACTAAGTGCTTTTCTGAGTGCTTTGTATTTAAGCCGTAATTCCTTTTTCAACATGCATAGTTGCTTTTAATTGGGCTATAAAAGTAGTCAAATGTTCGACTTCTACATGGTCCATAAGCACTATTTTGTACCATTTGTTTTCAGCGTTGTGTTGTTGGGGTACCAAATCAAATCTTTCAGCTAAAGCATGATTAATGTTTTTTGCGTCAATGGTTACAATGTTCATAAAAGGTTCACGGAAATACGGAATGTTGAGTTGGTCCAATTCATTGCATAAAAATTGTGTACGCATTTGCAGAACGCTTACTTTTTCGAACCAACCGTGATGACCATAAGCAAATAAAATCATCCAAACTGCTACGGCATTAGAACCCGAGCGACTTCCGCAAAGGGTTAAATCCATACCTTCTACATACTCGGCTTCTTTAGTCAAGACATTTTCTATTAACCCTTTTCGGCAAATAAAAATCCCTGTGCCATAAGGCGATTGCAGCATTTTATGCGCATCGATGGTGATAGAGCTAATTTTTGGATTACTAAAATTAAGGGTCGATTGAGGATTGCTGAACGGATAGACAAATCCACCGTAAGCCCCATCAATATGGAGTTTGTATTCTAAATGGTGTTTTTCGTAAAGCGCACAATATACTTCGGGATTATCTACAGAACCGAACATAGTGGTTCCCATATTCGCAACGGTAATAAAGTATTTTTTGCCTTTGTTTTTGGCATCGATTAGCAATTGTTCCAATGCATTTGCATCGATTTCTCTTTGATGAAAAGAAACAGGAACTTTAATCCAATCGAGCATTAAAACATTGGAGCCTTTGGCAATGGAGTAGTGCGTATCTTCAGAAGCAACGATGGCAATTTCGTTAAGTTGCGCTCCTTTTTGGTTCATAAAATAATTGCGATACATCCAAATGGCCTGAATATTCGCCTCTGTTCCACCTGGTGAAATATAGCCATCGTAGGAATTGGGTACGGCTTTGAAAATATCGACCGCAATTACATCTAGCACTTCACGCTCTATTTGTTGGGTTCCTTTGAATGCTTTTTCTGAGGTGCCCAAGGTATGGCAACCAATATGATTAGGATTGGCTACATAGGTTTGCAGAGTGGGAGCTTCTTTCAAAAAAGGCGCATCGTCATAAAAAACTTTTCCGTCCAATTTTGAAGCTGGATACCCCAAAGAAATATCTTTAGAAAAATTTACATTTTCTTCTAATGCTTTTTGAATGCGCTCTTTGCGTTCTTTTTGGTCTAATTTTTTCCAGTGCAACATACCTCTATTTTTTCTACAAAGGTAAAGGGCGTTTTAGAATTAGAATATGACTTTTGTTAGGTTTTGGACGATTTGCTATAGCTCCATAAACGAGGCAATTTGCGCTTCGGGTTTGCTTGTTGCTTTGTTTTTTTCAGGAACCAACGAAGTAGACAAGTGAAAAATAGCATCTCCTTCGTAAACTATAGGCGATTGATTGCTGTTGATTACGTAACCATCATTGGGCGCTTTGATTTTGCGTTCAAATTTCCCAAAGGGGTCTGTTATGGTCGCGAGAATGGTTCCTTTTTTTACAAACGTGCCTATAGTATTGTAGTCGTGAAGCATTCCGGAACACTTGGCTCTAACCCAATTCGATTTTTCGATGTAAATGGTTTTGTTTTCTGGAACTTCGATAGTGTGTTTGGGGTCTAACATATCTAGGTAGGCTAGCACTCGTTTTACGCCATTAATCCCTTCATTGGCCACTTCTTTATTGATGTCTAATGATTTTCCACCCTCGAAAAGGAGCATTTTTATATTCATTTTGGTACTCGAGTTTCGGAATGAACCTCCAATGTTTTTGGAATACAAAGTAAACGGTGCATTGAAGGTATCGGCCAATAGTTTTAATTCGGGGTCGTTTTCGGCTAAGCGAATTTGTGGAGCATTGAATCTACTGGCGCCTCCAGCGTGAAAATCAATGGCATAATGCACTTCGGGCATAACTTCGTTTAGAATGTGAAAGGCAAATCTACTCGCCAATGATCCCTTTTTACTTCCTGGAAAAGAGCGATTCAAATCACGACCATCAGGAAATTCTCGGGAACGATTCACAAATCCATACATATTAATAATAGGAATGCAAATAATGGTGCCGCGTTTGGGTTTGTTTATTTTTTTGCTAATGAGTTGTCGCACGATTTCGATTCCATTGATTTCATCTCCGTGAATACCCGCTGAGAAAAGCACGACGGGCCCGTCAAGTTTAGAACGACGAACTATGATGGGAATATTGAGTTTTGTAGTCGTGTGGAGTCGAGCCATCTCTACGTTGATGGTTTTGTTTTCTCCTGGTAAAATGCTTTCGCCAAAAATCGTTATTGGTTTTAAACTTCTCATAGCCAACTTTAATTGGATAAATATAAAAATTATTAAGCATTAAAAGGTTTTATTTTATGAATCGCTTTGCATCATTTTTGTCTTAGGAAAGAAAAAGCCAACGCAGAAGTTTTAGAAAAATAGAATTACTAAATTTGTTCAGAATAAAAAGCGATAGCGAATTTTCTAAAACTACAATGACGCAACCCTCGATAGCCCTTCAAATACAAACCCTTCCTGATAATCCAGGAGTGTATCAATATTATGACAAGGAAGGTAAAATTTTATATGTAGGCAAAGCCAAAAACCTAAAAAAAAGGGTATCCTCTTATTTTAACAAAATTCACGATACGGCCAAAACCAATGTGTTGGTCAAAAAAATTGTGACCATAAAGCACATTGTAGTTCCCACAGAATCCGATGCGTTGTTGTTAGAAAATAACTTAATCAAAACACTCCAGCCTCGATATAATGTATTGCTTCGCGATGATAAAAGTTATCCTTGGTTGTGCATCAAAAAAGAACCCTTTTCACGTATTTTTTCTACTCGTAGAATGATTAAAGACGGTTCCGAATATTTTGGTCCTTACACGAGTTTCAAGACCGTTAATACGATTTTGGAATTAATCAAAG harbors:
- a CDS encoding pyridoxal-dependent decarboxylase gives rise to the protein MLHWKKLDQKERKERIQKALEENVNFSKDISLGYPASKLDGKVFYDDAPFLKEAPTLQTYVANPNHIGCHTLGTSEKAFKGTQQIEREVLDVIAVDIFKAVPNSYDGYISPGGTEANIQAIWMYRNYFMNQKGAQLNEIAIVASEDTHYSIAKGSNVLMLDWIKVPVSFHQREIDANALEQLLIDAKNKGKKYFITVANMGTTMFGSVDNPEVYCALYEKHHLEYKLHIDGAYGGFVYPFSNPQSTLNFSNPKISSITIDAHKMLQSPYGTGIFICRKGLIENVLTKEAEYVEGMDLTLCGSRSGSNAVAVWMILFAYGHHGWFEKVSVLQMRTQFLCNELDQLNIPYFREPFMNIVTIDAKNINHALAERFDLVPQQHNAENKWYKIVLMDHVEVEHLTTFIAQLKATMHVEKGITA
- a CDS encoding succinylglutamate desuccinylase/aspartoacylase family protein; this encodes MRSLKPITIFGESILPGENKTINVEMARLHTTTKLNIPIIVRRSKLDGPVVLFSAGIHGDEINGIEIVRQLISKKINKPKRGTIICIPIINMYGFVNRSREFPDGRDLNRSFPGSKKGSLASRFAFHILNEVMPEVHYAIDFHAGGASRFNAPQIRLAENDPELKLLADTFNAPFTLYSKNIGGSFRNSSTKMNIKMLLFEGGKSLDINKEVANEGINGVKRVLAYLDMLDPKHTIEVPENKTIYIEKSNWVRAKCSGMLHDYNTIGTFVKKGTILATITDPFGKFERKIKAPNDGYVINSNQSPIVYEGDAIFHLSTSLVPEKNKATSKPEAQIASFMEL